In the Pseudomonadota bacterium genome, ACCTCAGAGATCCGGTATGGCGACAACGATCGTCTGGCCGCCAGAGTGGCGCAGATGATGTCCGCAGATGTCCTGATCATATTCAGCGACATCGACGGTCTTTACGACGCTGATCCGCGATTGAACGACACCGCCACGTTGCTGCCACGGGTCGAGACGATCACCCGTGCGATGCGAGCCGCCGCCGGCGACAGCGGTTCGATCGACGGTTCGGGCGGCATGCGCACCAAGCTTGAAGCGGCCGACATCGCGCAGACAGCAGGGTGTCAATTGCTCTTGGCGAACGGCTTACACGCACACGCTTTTCAGCGCTTGCTCGATGGTGCGCCGTGCACTCATTTTGTTGCGCAGGAAACGCCGCGTCAGCAACGCAAAGTGTGGATTGCATCGAGCCTGAATGTGAAGGGCACGATTATTGTGGATGCCGGGGCAGCGAGTGCGTTGCGAGACGGTGGTAGTTTATTGGCGATAGGCGTTCGTGACGTGCGCGGCGACTTTAGTCGTGGCGATACCGTCCGTGTCAGCATCGAATCCGGGCAAGAAATCGCGCGCGGCTTGAGTGCATACAGCAATAAAGAAGTCGCCAGTATTCAGGGCCACCATAGCGCGTCGCTGACTGAGGCTTTAGGCTACGATGGTCCGGCGGAGGTGATTCACCGAGACAATTTGGTCATGCACACTCAGTAACGCATCAGCAACATCTCATCCTTCTCCCGTCAATCACTCATCTGACGATACCTTGGAATAACGCTCACCGATGAACGAACTTGAACACTATATGAACCAGCTCGGCCAACGCGCCCGCTTGGCCGTCGCGGCCATGGCGCGCGCCAACGCCGAGCGCAAGGCACAGGCGCTCGCTGCGGCAGCAGACGCCATTCGTACCGATTCTGAGTTGATCTTGATCGCCAATGCGAAAGATCTGGACCACGGTCAGAACAAAGGACTGAGCGAAGCGATGCTGGATCGATTGCTGCTAGACGCCGAACGCATCGACGCCATTGCCGACAGTGTGTCGGCCATCGCCACAATGGCGGATCCCATCGGCGCGGTAATGGATTCGTGGGAGCGACCTAACGGTCTAATTATTGAACGCCGCCGCGTACCGCTGGGTGTGATCGGTATCATTTATGAGAGCCGCCCCAACGTCACCGCAGACGCCGCGGCGCTCGCCGTAAAATCCGGCAATGCGGTGATCTTACGCGGTGGCTCCGACAGCCACCATTCATCAATCGCCCTGCACGCGCCGATTACGACAGCATTGGCCGCTCACGGCTTACCCGCCACCGCCGTGCAGCTGGTCGAAACAACGGACCGCGCTGCCGTCGGTATGATGCTGAGCGGCCTTGATGGCAACGTTGACGTCATCGTCCCGCGCGGCGGTCGACGCTTGATTGAACGCGTGCAGCAGGACGCACGTGTGCCAGTGCTGGGGCATCTCGAAGGCATTTGCCATGTGTATGTCGATCGTTCCGCACGCAAAGAGATCGCGCTTCCGGTGGTGGTCAACGCCAAGATGCGTAGAACAGGAATCTGTGGTGCAGCCGAAACGTTGTTGCTGGATACGAACGGTGACGAGGCCCTGCATCGTCAACTACTGAGCGCGCTGCATGACGCCGGATGTGAACTACGCGGCGACGCTTTCGCGCGCGGATTACATGAAAATGTTCAACCCGCCAACGACAAAGACTGGGGCTGCGAGTTTTTATCCGCGGTGATAGCGGTACGAGGCGTTGCCGGCGTAGACGGTGCGGTTGAACACATCGCGCGCTACGGGTCCGGCCACACCGAATCGATCATTGCGCAAAAACCCGACACGGTAGCGACGTTTTTAAATCACGTTGATAGCGCCATCGTGATGCACAACACCTCGACTCAATTTGCCGACGGCGGCGAGTTTGGCATGGGAGCAGAAATTGGTATCGCCACCGGAAAGCTACATGCACGCGGGCCGGTTGGCGCCGAGCAATTGACGAGCTATAAGTATGTGGTGCATGGGAACGGACAAATACGAAGTTAACACGGTAGGATCGATTTAGATCGGCCAAAGGTTTCCGTACCGACGCAAGACTTATCGATTACTATCTTGTCTTTCTTACTCTCCGTCCTACTCCCCACACTTGGAAAAATCGATCTGCGGCGACATTGGAATAATCCTATACGAATACGGGATACGGAATACGGAATGCAGAATTTTGAATCGAGATCACCGGACTGCGATCACGGCACATTCTGGCCAATTCCTTTCGGCATTCAGATGCACGTTCCTCTTCGCCGAACACTATCCCTACGATTCTTGGCGCAATCCGGCTAGTCCCCGGGCGCAACCTCAAGCTGTGGAAGAGTCGTATCAATATCCACTACGCCGTCACCGTTTGCATCGATATCGCACGCGTCGCCGATGCCATCGCCATCGAAGTCCGGCTGGGGTTCATCCGCGGAAGGTTTCGGATTAGGCACGAGCGGACAGTTATCAATCAGGCCCACGTTGCATTGATATCCGGTAAGGCGATCGGGCATGACGCACTCCGCTTTGTCCCCGTCCACATCCTGATCACAGGTGTCGCCAACCTGATCGCCATCCATATCTTCCTGCGCGGCGTTCGGAATCATTTCGCAATTGTCCTCCGCATCGGGCCAACCATCGCCGTCTTGGTCTATTATCGGCCGCACGTGCAACGCCTCGATATCTACCGCTCCCGTACTACGTAGTCGCAGCGACTGCGGTCCCTCGGTTAGCGAAATAGCTGGCCCGGCGCGCCATGCGAAATCTGAATCACTGGATGATGCAAACGACCAAGCTGCGGTATTGGAAAACGCAAGCGTTGTCACACCATTGCGATCGGCAACCGCTTCGGTCCCGCCACTCGGCGAGGTGTAATCAGTCAGCAAGCCACCTGGATTTTGGTGTCGAACTGACGCCTGCAGCCGGTATTTACCTGCTTGCGGTATGTTGAGTGTAAAACTCAGCGCGTCGGTCGCCGAATCCAAGGCCGCGTACCGCATGACATAGATTCCATCGGTCGGAAGCTCACTGTAGGTCTCAAATTCCGTGTTGGCACTGGCGGTCATTTCTTGGGCCAACAGCAGTTCCTGGCAGAGTGTTTCGGAACAACCGTCCGAAAAGTTGGATCGAATACTGCGCAAAATTGGAAGACTAGTCGCCGGCAAAATGCGTTCTCTCGTGCAGCCATTGCCAAAACCAACACAGTGGTGATTGAGCACAGTCATGACTCGGCCGTGATCATCCAATGAGATTTTCCCATCCCAGGCAAGTTGAAAATAATAGTGATTAACGAGCAGCATAAACTCATTGATCCCCCAATGCCTTTCAAGTTCGGTAATCGCATAAGTGTAGGCCTGGTTGGCAAACTGAACCGCCTGCCTTGGAGGCGGAACGGTCGGCTGGAAAGGTGGATTTAAGAGATTCTCTTGCTCCGGCAACTCGATGGAAGTGGCAATCGAGTCGCTAATGACTACCCCACTACTTGTATCCGTCTGCGGGAACGAAATAATGTCGTCCCCTACTTGGCACAGATCGCCTAAACTATTCTTGTAAGGCGTTCGACATTTGTTCCAAGCAAGATCTCGGTACGTTTCGACTATCACCCTCCCGCAATTATAGGGCTGTTGTCTGGCATTGGCGCAGGGGCCTGAGTCTACAGAGTAAACGGTGCTGGCATCCGATAAGATGCCAAACTGTGTATCTGGACCGTGGCCAGAGGTT is a window encoding:
- the proB gene encoding glutamate 5-kinase, translating into MHHSFENPTASMIRQARRVVIKLGSSLLIDPDNRSLRREWLRRLIDDIHPMLQDGVHVLIVSSGAIGVGCRSLDLRRSELSLAQKQAVAGVGQVRLLQTYEDLFQAHGKSCAQVLLTLEDTEQRQRYLNARTAIEAMLELGVIPIINENDTVATSEIRYGDNDRLAARVAQMMSADVLIIFSDIDGLYDADPRLNDTATLLPRVETITRAMRAAAGDSGSIDGSGGMRTKLEAADIAQTAGCQLLLANGLHAHAFQRLLDGAPCTHFVAQETPRQQRKVWIASSLNVKGTIIVDAGAASALRDGGSLLAIGVRDVRGDFSRGDTVRVSIESGQEIARGLSAYSNKEVASIQGHHSASLTEALGYDGPAEVIHRDNLVMHTQ
- a CDS encoding glutamate-5-semialdehyde dehydrogenase — translated: MNELEHYMNQLGQRARLAVAAMARANAERKAQALAAAADAIRTDSELILIANAKDLDHGQNKGLSEAMLDRLLLDAERIDAIADSVSAIATMADPIGAVMDSWERPNGLIIERRRVPLGVIGIIYESRPNVTADAAALAVKSGNAVILRGGSDSHHSSIALHAPITTALAAHGLPATAVQLVETTDRAAVGMMLSGLDGNVDVIVPRGGRRLIERVQQDARVPVLGHLEGICHVYVDRSARKEIALPVVVNAKMRRTGICGAAETLLLDTNGDEALHRQLLSALHDAGCELRGDAFARGLHENVQPANDKDWGCEFLSAVIAVRGVAGVDGAVEHIARYGSGHTESIIAQKPDTVATFLNHVDSAIVMHNTSTQFADGGEFGMGAEIGIATGKLHARGPVGAEQLTSYKYVVHGNGQIRS
- a CDS encoding thrombospondin type 3 repeat-containing protein, translating into ARCWVRPSALVKHLVLLAATGASVGCVNQPMTHNAASDLRYQVAEFTRGSPDERFFDVEGDQLRYLVGNKLAPDCAATDFQDSNSLSAFLRCVAPDLPMPYREQVAHASDNPMSYRVATRRLNRTHSIRIQSQINGFPVLGSVLKLYLDKQGQLTSVVGGLSSPDVFKNLATPRERSALIARVSRLVDGEIELLERYYDAERGSLVSRFADSRHDSRVYFFDEKLDLLFEVFDEEYPNHALVDKTVIKSNYTNRLQPRTSESAGTVAFSATADGSDCVIELDHGASHAAGEPLITTWDPVTNTYSDVISGTASCSQDELILIAPPDDDFLNVYFWKHDLAVFANSSLGSYSSFVDWKDPKPLRVAIVPSGNSQCGNGGCAVPSKKRNTVQLARDRGQTQNLYTMAHEYGHVVHLMYDYHDTPSNPFGLAIAEGFADHNAHRYNLYRFLENDARAFDTVNALRFGASETSGHGPDTQFGILSDASTVYSVDSGPCANARQQPYNCGRVIVETYRDLAWNKCRTPYKNSLGDLCQVGDDIISFPQTDTSSGVVISDSIATSIELPEQENLLNPPFQPTVPPPRQAVQFANQAYTYAITELERHWGINEFMLLVNHYYFQLAWDGKISLDDHGRVMTVLNHHCVGFGNGCTRERILPATSLPILRSIRSNFSDGCSETLCQELLLAQEMTASANTEFETYSELPTDGIYVMRYAALDSATDALSFTLNIPQAGKYRLQASVRHQNPGGLLTDYTSPSGGTEAVADRNGVTTLAFSNTAAWSFASSSDSDFAWRAGPAISLTEGPQSLRLRSTGAVDIEALHVRPIIDQDGDGWPDAEDNCEMIPNAAQEDMDGDQVGDTCDQDVDGDKAECVMPDRLTGYQCNVGLIDNCPLVPNPKPSADEPQPDFDGDGIGDACDIDANGDGVVDIDTTLPQLEVAPGD